One segment of Choristoneura fumiferana chromosome 26, NRCan_CFum_1, whole genome shotgun sequence DNA contains the following:
- the LOC141442857 gene encoding uncharacterized protein isoform X2 gives MKEILKHEILEFHPDTLIRVREACGLDAPGRMEEAVGLLRDWAAKQEHFLKKDFDPIFLEALLLTCKGSVEKAKIRLDLMCTMRTFAPELFVKIHVKKDFPQFHKVCKALVVPKMTEDHYRLGILKITGCYPTLFQDLFQWVVIMNEYLKFHDYSIGHICLVDLREANIFDLVTKLNPIELRNTFTLITKGYGTRIKSINF, from the exons ATGAAAGAGATCTTAAAGCACGAAATACTGGAGTTCCACCCGGACACTTTGATCCGGGTTCGGGAGGCCTGCGGACTGGATGCGCCGGGCCGCATGGAAGAGGCTGTGGGTCTCCTCCGGGACTGGGCCGCCAAGCAGGAACACTTCCTTAAGAAGGACTTCG ATCCAATTTTTTTAGAAGCTTTACTCCTTACGTGCAAAGGTTCTGTAGAGAAAGCTAAAATACGGTTAGACCTCATGTGCACTATGCGTACCTTTGCACCGGAACTCTTCGTCAAAATCCATGTTAAAAAGGACTTCCCACAATTTCACAAAGTATG CAAAGCCTTGGTGGTGCCAAAAATGACGGAAGACCACTACCGGCTCGGCATCTTAAAGATCACTGGCTGCTACCCAACCTTATTTCAGGATCTGTTCCAGTGGGTTGTCATT ATGAACGAGTATTTGAAGTTCCACGACTATAGCATCGGCCACATCTGCCTCGTCGACTTGCGAGAAGCCAACATATTTGACCTCGTCACCAAATTGAACCCCATCGAGTTGCGGAACACATTTACCTTAATAACA